TTCGGTGGGCGCGTTCATTTCGGTCTCCGGCGGTCGGTTGCCTCTAGCACAGAAATTCGTCACCGCCCATCGCGTCCGCCAGAGCGTTTTCGACCAAAGTGGGAACCGGTTCGCGTCAAGAAACGCGTCAAAATAACAATCTACGCGGAGACCATCAGCAGCAGCTCGTCGATCAGGACCTGGATCCGCGTCGCCGGCACCGGCGTGCCTGACAGCGCAAAGCCGAGAAAGGTCCAGTACAGGATCTGCGCGCGCGCCTGCGCTGTCGGCGGTGCGAGGGCGCGCTTTCCGAGCAACGCCTCGATGTAGTCGATCCTGCGGCGGTCGATCGCGCGGACCGCGCCTTGTGCCGCCGCATCGAACGCGGCCCAGTTGCGCACGGCGCGCTCCAGGTCGAGCCGTGCGCCAAAGGACCTGCGCAGCAGCGCCTTGAGCGGCTCGTCCGCGGCAGCCTCGACATCGGCGATGATCTGCTCCGCCGCGATCTCGCGCCAGCGCTTCAGAACGGCCGCGTGGAACGCGCCGAGATCGGCAAAATGCCAATAGAAGCTGCCGCGCGACACGCCCATGGCCCGCGCCAGCGGGTCAGCCTTCAGCGCGGTGAAACCGCTCCTGGCCAGCGCCTTGAGGCCCTGATCGATCCAGTCGTCGGCGGAGAGCTGCTCGGTCATGTCTGGGTTCCGAAAAAGCTACCATACACTAGTGTATTGACAGGCGGCGGGCCAGCGCCTAATCAACCATACACGACTGTATGGAGGCATCGATGCGTGATCTCTTGCTCCAGTGTGCCGGCGTCCTGACCATTGCCGTGGCCCTCATTCACGGCTTTCTTGGTGAAGCCAAGGTCTTTCCCCGCGCCCGGATCGAGCCGGAACGGCTGCGCATCCTGATCCGCCTGGTCTGGCAGGCCTCGACCGTCGCCTGGATCGGCGGCGGCGTGCTGTTGATCGCGACGCCCTGGATGGGCTCGGAGTCCGCACGCCACTGGATCGTCGTCACCATGGCCTGCGTGTTCGGCTTTTCGGCTTGCGCCAACGCATGGGCGACGCGCGGCCGGCATTTCGGCTGGATGATGCTCAGCGCGGTCGTCGCGCTGGCGGTTGCGGGCTATTGAGGTGCGCAGCGGATGGAGCTTCAGGCATGACGCTGACACTCGTCACCGGAGGCACCGGCCACCTTGGCCGGGATATCGTCGATCGTCTCGTTCGCGACGGACGCCCTGTCCGGGTGCTTGCGCGATCGCGAGGCACGCGATCTGATGTCGAATGGGCGATCGGCGACCTCGCCACCGGCGCGGGGCTGCGGGAAGCGCTGCATGATGCGGACACCGTGATCAACGCGGCGACCTATTCGCCGATCGCGCGGCGGGGGTGGCGTTCGTCCGATCGACTTCTTCACGTCGCCCTCCGCCGTCGATCTCGAGGGCACCGAGCGTCTGTTGTCGCTCAGCGGTAAGGCTGCGGTGAGGCACTTCCTTCACGTCTCGATCGTCGGCCTCGACGAGGCAACTCTGCCCTATGCACGGGTCAAGCTCGCCGGCGAGCGGCTGGTGCGGGCATCCGCGCTGTCGTGGTCCGTCGTTCGCGCGATGCCGTTCTACTATCTGCTTGAAAAATTGCTCGCAGGCCTTGCCTGGCTCCCGGTGTGGCCGATGCCGGCAACGCTGCTCAATCCCGTCGATACATCTGACGTCGCTGAACACGTGGTGTCCTGTGCGTTTGACGGGCAGTACGGCGACCGCGCGGAGATTGGCGGCCCCGAGGACCTCGATCTCGTCACCCTCGCACGACAGTATCAGGACGCGCGGAGGCTGCGCCGAAAGATACTGCCGATCGGTCTTTCGCAGACGAAGGCGCGCGGCATGGGTTTCGTCGTCAGCCAGGGCGTCCGCGGACGCCTTACCTGGGCCGACTGGCTCCAGCACGACGATCCGGGAATGCGAAATGCGGCCTGACGAAACTGGCGAGGCCGACCATTCATCCTGAAACGTGAGGCGTAAGGCCGCAGCAGCCCGCCGAGCGTGGTCTGGCTACAGAGAGCGCTGATGTTTTTCGGATCGTTAGAATAACTCTAAAGCCGGGACGCCCCGAACCGGATTGACTTCATCATCTCCTTTGCTTCCTTCGGTCCCGCTTCGCGGTCCGCGCAGCGCCCACGACAAAGGAGGAGACGTTCGTGAAGGTCATTCGTGTTGTTGCCATTGCACTGACGGTCGGGATTGGCATGAGCTCGGCGGCGATGGCCGACGGTTTCAAGAACTGCACCAAGATCGACAAGGCGTCGTGGAAGCCGGCCAGCGAAGCCGAAGCCAAGGCCAAGGCGGCCGGCTACGAGGTGCGGCGCTCCAAGGTCGAAGGCTCGTGCTATGAGGTCTACGGCGTCAAGGAAGGCAAGCTCTACGAGCTGTTCTACAGCCCGGAAGATCTCAGCCTGAAGCACACGATCGCCAAGTAAGATCGCCAAGTAATAGGCGTCAAGTAAGGTTTAGGGATAGTCCCGACTTGATCGACGAAGCGGTGCCAAAAACGCGCGGGGCGTCCGACAGGACCCCCGCGGATCGGACTGCATCGCGGACGGTCGCGGTCTGGGACCTCCCGC
This is a stretch of genomic DNA from Bradyrhizobium sp. CB2312. It encodes these proteins:
- a CDS encoding PepSY domain-containing protein, with the translated sequence MKVIRVVAIALTVGIGMSSAAMADGFKNCTKIDKASWKPASEAEAKAKAAGYEVRRSKVEGSCYEVYGVKEGKLYELFYSPEDLSLKHTIAK
- a CDS encoding TetR/AcrR family transcriptional regulator — protein: MTEQLSADDWIDQGLKALARSGFTALKADPLARAMGVSRGSFYWHFADLGAFHAAVLKRWREIAAEQIIADVEAAADEPLKALLRRSFGARLDLERAVRNWAAFDAAAQGAVRAIDRRRIDYIEALLGKRALAPPTAQARAQILYWTFLGFALSGTPVPATRIQVLIDELLLMVSA
- a CDS encoding NAD-dependent epimerase/dehydratase family protein produces the protein MTLTLVTGGTGHLGRDIVDRLVRDGRPVRVLARSRGTRSDVEWAIGDLATGAGLREALHDADTVINAATYSPIARRGWRSSDRLLHVALRRRSRGHRASVVAQR